The following coding sequences lie in one Panicum virgatum strain AP13 chromosome 6N, P.virgatum_v5, whole genome shotgun sequence genomic window:
- the LOC120680149 gene encoding uncharacterized protein LOC120680149 has protein sequence MTTAALVYDIAVEAHCPDRVMRQFGRRQSFPVSSALDRVQRHDHSLSRAGHPFSTMWVTRLQPWVAAWDDADEQLAEDTVPHTEPSFRAYLTCSRHVGCLN, from the exons atgactactgcagctttggtgtacgacattgcagttgaggcccactgcccggatagagtcatgaggcagttcggtcgacgccagtctttccctgtgtcttcagcgttggatcgtgttcagcgccacgatcatag tttatcaagggctggacatcctttctcgacaatgtgggtcactagattacaaccatgggtggctgcgtgggatgatgcAGACGAGCAGTTGGCTGAGGATACCGTTCCACACACGGAGCCTTCGTTTCGGGCGTACCTGACCTG ttCGAGGCATGTAGGctgcttgaattag